From the genome of Haloterrigena sp. KLK7, one region includes:
- the coaBC gene encoding bifunctional phosphopantothenoylcysteine decarboxylase/phosphopantothenate--cysteine ligase CoaBC — MLEGVNVALGVTGSIAAVKTVELAHELRRQGADVRGVMTESAQGIIHPWAVEFATDDDVVTEITGSVEHVDLCGYDGWADVLLIAPATANTVGKIAGAVDDTPVTTCATTALGADTPVVIAPAMHEPMYDHPGVLEAIDTVAEWGVDFVDPRLEEGKAKIAGEDAIVTDVARAAGERPLEGQRVVVTSGATAESIDPVRVITNRSSGKMGRAVARACYARGADVTLVHGVVGPRSIAADGGPPETDGEGDLPYAAVRSVESASEMLAATREACADADALVSAAAIGDYTVEGSDEKIRSGQQLSLDLEPTPKLIDEIREERPDLPIVGFKTETSGDERAMIEKARETLERAGLAFVVANDASVMGADRTAALLVHETDAARYEGTKAGLGGEIADSIAAVVDDNSL, encoded by the coding sequence ATGCTCGAGGGAGTCAACGTCGCGCTCGGGGTGACGGGGTCGATCGCGGCCGTCAAGACGGTCGAACTGGCCCACGAGCTCCGGCGACAGGGGGCCGACGTGCGCGGAGTGATGACCGAAAGCGCACAGGGGATCATCCACCCCTGGGCCGTGGAGTTCGCGACGGACGACGACGTCGTCACGGAGATCACCGGGAGCGTCGAACACGTCGACCTCTGTGGCTACGACGGCTGGGCCGACGTCCTCCTGATCGCGCCGGCGACGGCGAACACGGTCGGCAAGATCGCCGGCGCGGTCGACGACACGCCCGTGACGACCTGCGCGACGACCGCGCTCGGCGCCGACACGCCGGTCGTGATCGCCCCCGCGATGCACGAACCGATGTACGACCACCCAGGCGTCCTCGAGGCCATCGACACCGTCGCGGAGTGGGGCGTCGACTTCGTCGACCCGCGCCTCGAGGAGGGGAAGGCCAAGATCGCCGGCGAGGACGCGATCGTCACCGACGTCGCCCGCGCGGCCGGCGAGCGCCCGCTCGAGGGCCAGCGCGTCGTCGTCACCAGCGGCGCGACGGCGGAGTCGATCGATCCGGTGCGCGTGATCACCAACCGATCGTCGGGGAAGATGGGACGCGCGGTCGCGAGGGCCTGCTACGCTCGCGGCGCGGACGTGACGCTGGTCCACGGCGTCGTCGGCCCACGATCGATCGCGGCCGACGGCGGACCGCCCGAGACCGACGGGGAGGGCGACCTCCCCTACGCCGCGGTTCGGAGCGTCGAGAGCGCGAGCGAGATGCTCGCGGCGACCCGCGAGGCCTGTGCGGACGCGGACGCGCTGGTTTCGGCGGCCGCGATCGGCGACTACACGGTCGAGGGCAGCGACGAGAAGATCCGCTCGGGCCAACAGCTCTCGCTCGACCTCGAGCCGACGCCGAAACTCATCGACGAGATCCGCGAGGAGCGACCCGACCTGCCGATCGTCGGCTTCAAGACCGAGACCTCGGGAGACGAGCGGGCGATGATCGAGAAGGCCCGCGAGACGCTCGAGCGCGCGGGCCTGGCCTTCGTCGTCGCCAACGACGCGAGCGTGATGGGGGCCGATCGGACCGCGGCGCTGCTGGTCCACGAAACCGACGCCGCCCGCTACGAGGGGACGAAGGCGGGACTGGGCGGCGAGATCGCCGACTCGATCGCGGCGGTCGTCGACGACAACTCTTTGTAA